The DNA window AAactttccttcttcttttttttcttcgaTTCAATTTCTATAAACTGACAATATAAACTTTaacaacatatataaattaattagtaaCATGAAAGATAAAGGCAAGTGGTTTTCTACATATTGTTAAATCGCAGtgatttgtattaaaaatattatacttatgttgtctatatatataacttGTCCATTTTCGGACCTAAATACTCATTTTGaacaattattttcaattaaaaaatgcTACTACCATCTCCAAGATAGGGataatgtatacatatatatactttatccttcccagaccccactttgtgggattaaGCTGGATATGTTATcgttataaatttaattttttttacacaaaatcatcttaataagaaaaactaaaaagtttGTTACCTGAAAGAGCAACCATTTCTTTAGCAGTGAAGCCTTTATTGGCAAAGTTAGTAATAAGGTCATTAAGATCCAATAAAGGGGAAGGTATATCACTATTTGCTGTATCCAAACTTGCTGTTGTTGAATCTCTTCTTCCTAATTCCACTGTCCATGAAGGCCCACCTAACTGAGACCAACAAATTTAATCATAATTATGGCCCAAACTATTATGGAACTTGAAATTGTAAAGTTGTATGGAATAGCCATTATTAGAACTGATTTTTGAAAGATAGCCAGTCTTTGGAAGTTTGTATAAGAAATAGCCACTTTTGATGTGGAAATACCACAAGTCACAACAATATCATGGAATTTGAACtttaacaagtgaaagtttGATGACATAAATATCATGAATTCTGAAATGTATGACAATATCGTGAATTTCAAACTTAAGAAGAGTGAAATTCCATATCATTGTCATGTAGTCATCCACAATATTATGATtaacttttacttttttaagTTCGAGCTTATTACTTTAATGACAGAATTGTAAAATTCACAAATTGActatttttcaatgatttttgaaGATGTAGCTATTTTAGGGAGTCAGGAAATgggctatattttaaaatttgttgatgGAGAGGGTGTCCGTTTGGATGGGCTAGAACTATTTTGACTTAAAGCACTTAAAATAAGACACTCAAACGAGCTCTAGTTAAAATACTTACGAGCACAACAGAATCTCGTGCAGCAACAGCTACAATATCAGCGCATGAAACAATTCCAGGACATAATTTCTCTATTTGAGATTTGATTTTATCTATCACATCAAAACCTCTTagtgaatttgaatttggttttgCTGATTTCTCTCCAGTAAAATCTGACGTATCATCCAATAATACAGATCCATCACATCCCTGTCAAaaacaaatacataaatattttgaaataaataaatcaacgaaattgttaacattattagtccacaacttaatatatatatatataatataggaAGTGTTGTCGCTCTTTTATGTCAGTTGTGTaagacacaaaaataaaagcaaaattAAGGAGTTAATGCAATTTATGTCTGTTGTGTgagacacaaaaataaaagcaaaattAAGGAGTGAACGTGCATTAACGAAGCAATCATGGAAATGAAGACGGAGCAATGAGGCCCCCATGCGTCGCTCGTTCGTCACAGCATTTGCCACTGCGTTTTTAATCGTATACATAGCTTTTGGACATGATTTTTCATAGTAGTCCGAAGATAAATCGGCTGAACAAATTCCAATTactgaaaatataattataaacacAGACAAGTAAAATGCCATCTTAATTAAGAAGACTATTGAAAATGTATGACATAAACAGCAAGTTAATTAGTTTCTGCTGGTAATGATGAAGGAGATTAACATTTTTGTTGCATTTTATAGATGATGATTATGGTCGAATCTTTGACTTTCATTTCCATTTTTGTATGAATTAGGTCAAAGTTCACTCAAGTAGCTTGTTGATAATCTACccgtttatatatatatatatatttcattcgTTTTgttttatatgagttagtttgacttaacacgaaatttaagaaagaaagatagatttttaaaaacttgtggtctaaaataagtgataCATGTTTGTGTAACTTAAATCATTTCATCAGAGgtagaataaatatttaaaatttaaattgttacttaatataaaagtatgttattattttggaaccaactaaaaaggaaagtaagtcatatgAACTCGGACAGTGAGAGTAGTAAAACATTGTCTGGGGTCAAACAGTAAAGATTCTCTAGAAGGGCAAGATAGCATATTCTTGCTTAATTTGTTGACTTACTTAACCATGGTAAATTGAATTGAGTTGGTGTAACATCGATCtgatttgaataaatatttattgttgaCTTACGAGTTACATAAcatgtatttaaattttcagCTATTAATATAAGAGATATCAGCTTCAAATcttgttaaattaaaaaaaaaatcaaataaaaagcaCCTCTCCTTTAACGGGATCGACGAGCCATACTcgtacaaatttaaattaatcaggTAAATAAATTTCGAATACCAACTTGTTATTTTCCATCCTGCACCATAATGGTGTGATATGTTGCTTCAATCAATTTATTTCCTCTTTTACTTGGCCACTATCACTATGTATTCacaaaaagtagcttttaaaagataaaaattataaacaaataataaaaagtcTAAAGCTATATGATAGTTGGGGTGTTCGTATTTCACATTtgatatacataattataaaattaattggtTGGGTTTGTTCAATTTCCATACAAATAAAGGACTATTGGATTAGTAATTTGGTGATTAGTGTGAACAGGCTAATTGTCGAAGAATCTGATAATTAAGTCCAATGTTTTTCTCTAAGCAGACTTACAAGTCAAAAGAtccataatatataaataaaaaatacatctaCATATAATCAAGTGAGTATAACTTCCACTAAAAAAAGgagtaaaactaaaattttccaTTTATTTTCAACGCCCTACCTTCAACTTGGTGGTtactttagaaaattaaaaatatttatattttacgaTCTATGAGTATAGTATACGTTGTGTTAAATCgaaccctttttttttatctgCGACATCTTAGGGGGGTTAAATAAGCGAGTGAATTTAAGATAAGTTGTGCCATGAATCATGATGGGTTCCCAAATTTAAGATAAGTTgaacaatataaatatatataggtGATAGCTGAACTTGCCCAAGTACTTTAACCGagctttatttttataaaattctttttccgttttttttcataataatatgTCTAATTATCAAACAAAACTATAAAACTTTTTACAtctaacatattttaaaaaatagagtttCTTATTATTTTGACATGTTTTCTTATGGatcaatttaaattatatatagtcAAATCTTTCTATAATAACAACGTTTGTCTGAATCTTTTTCTTGACTCATATAACAAAATGCTATTTAGAAAACATGTAATATTAACAATATGACATGAAAaacaatttcaaagaaaaaaatttggccactatataatgaaaattttcatatagaataacTGTTGTAAAGAGGTCTCATTGTATTTAGCCCAAATTATAAGCTGACTTAGACTCTGCCTAAATTGATTTGCTAtgcatatatatagataaatatgTCAACCTCAACTGCTCAAGCTGagtagattatatttttatggACTAATTTTACCATCTTCTGGTCGATCATCTACCACAACCTTTTCACCTCAAATAATGacatcattaattttattactcttaacAGTTATAATCCTCATGTGAAGCACAATCTTGGTGCCTGGTCTGTGTCCTTCTATAAGGCATTGAAAAAGgggaaataacatatatatggAATAAAGCAAAGAACTTATTAGAGGACAGTATCATGTGATAGTTTGGCTATACAAAGTAAATTAACATAAATGTCTAACTCTTAACAAACTTTGTTGCCCACTTTACTTCTTCAGTTCACTTATTCTTCCTAAATAAGTTTGgtacaaagaaaaatatatccCTAGGACAATGTTTTGTTGGAAAGTATaagtgaaaattttaattattttttttagtatttggtactaagtaaaaaataatatccgagtatctatatctatatgtaatttattaaaatattatatggaCGAGATGGGGTAGGGAGTGGGGGTTTCAGGGTGGGATGGTCAAGGGGCAGGGATTAGGATGTTGGTTGGGTACGGAAAAGAGACAATGAACTTGAAATGtcatttatgaaattaattttccCTACTTTCATTTTTAAGGAATTCGTTTTCTCAGAAATAATGTTTTCTGAAATATTTTGTCCAATCAAATATgcgaaaaaatgaaaaacattttctgaGTAATGTcttcctccataccaaacacactttCATCTGTCCACCTTTTCTTTAAATAATCCTCCATCAAGAATTTCTcccaaaatttattatttgcaGGTCTGTTTTGGACTTTATAAGATGAGAAAAATTactgtttttgttgttgtaccAATTAATAGTGATTGAAATTTCATTAGCACTCTCTcagttctaatttatgtggcatttttcggatttcgagattcaaacaagtttttgattgtaaatttttcatatatcttctaattattttgaattgccaattattgtgacttatagtactttttacaaatatataaatttcatttaaaaaaatttgaagattccatGCACAAATTTTCGatcaaatttaaactatttgacTCTAGAAAAACAGAAAGTATCACATACATTGGGACATAGGGAATACTATATATCGCTCGATGGATTATTCTAATCGTCATATACATTACATGCATTGGAGTTCAATTAATTCCGAGCTAAGAAGTCTTTTAGGTAAAACATGTCCTCCTAAGACAAATGCATTGTGGTTGAGAACTTTTAGGTTCATTAGTATATAATCCAATTGTTTGGTCTCGAATACTAATTATTGTACATTagatttgtttttaaaaaatcaataattttgatGTCCAATCATGTAGGAATATGATGCATTTGGTCGAGTAATTAGATTTTAAAGATCATATATTAAATGTAATACAGTACGCAGTGGGTGAATGGATGTTCTAACAAGTAAATAGCAATCAcatcacaataataatataatcagTGGCGTAGTAGCATGTAGTTTAGGATGACCAATTATTGGATacttttaattgaaaaaaaatatattatgtatatagaaaattatatgaaatgtataaatctattttttttattcatatatatatttgaatatcTTTAACGGAATTTCGACTTCCACACTGAGTAGTAcgtttaatttgtttttgagttATATATTTCTACTTTATATTTTGGAGAATAATAATGAGTgaagtatatatttatattatacttATAAACATAGGAATTACTActatataagagaaaaaaaaggtcACATAATTACTTTTGCTTTGAAAGATAATATATGACGATAGTCTACGACGTTATTATTTACATATGTGAACACAAATGCTTAAGAGAATTATAAAATAACTTCTCTTCTAGGCTCTAGCTGTTCATGAATAACTCTCATatctaaattataaatattagcGCGAGtatttaattcagttttaagcttgaaaagatCTCAGGTCCAATTCTACGACTAAATTAATCGAAACTTTCATATTAAATTCAAACTGTCCAAACACGCATCACTAAATGTCATGGCCAAACGGACAACAATTTTCTTATCTATAGTGACCATACATAAAACTGTGATACGGCCTCCCACGTACCCCCTATTTTTAAAACCATGGATAGTGAACTTTAATATGGTCTTATTATTGGGgtcccaaaaattattttcattaaaattgcAGTTGGCACTGATAAATTGGTACATTTTTATTTAAGGATCACACCTACCTCATATATTCTAATAcatcaaaaatttaattattttgcaatAATATCATGACTTCGTGTCTTTGAGTTCAACAGGAGAAAATTgacatattttttcaacaatatttCATCATCGATTTATAAATCCTTCATTAGATATTTTATTCTCGATTTCACCTATAGCCAAATAAGAATCAGTTACACATGGAGAATTTTGATGTGTCCCATGGCATAGCCACTGAAGATGGTCAGCTGAATATCCTTCATCTCACTAAAACATATcatgt is part of the Solanum stenotomum isolate F172 chromosome 8, ASM1918654v1, whole genome shotgun sequence genome and encodes:
- the LOC125874683 gene encoding cationic peroxidase 1-like, translating into MAFYLSVFIIIFSVIGICSADLSSDYYEKSCPKAMYTIKNAVANAVTNERRMGASLLRLHFHDCFVNGCDGSVLLDDTSDFTGEKSAKPNSNSLRGFDVIDKIKSQIEKLCPGIVSCADIVAVAARDSVVLLGGPSWTVELGRRDSTTASLDTANSDIPSPLLDLNDLITNFANKGFTAKEMVALSGGHTIGKAQCTTFRQRVYNETNIDSSLATSLKSNCPSTGGDDTLSSLDATTPVLFDNHFYKNLVNNKGILHSDQQLYSGGSTDSQVKTYSTNPITFDADFAKAMVKLGNLSPLTGTNGQIRTNCRKIN